In one window of Episyrphus balteatus chromosome 3, idEpiBalt1.1, whole genome shotgun sequence DNA:
- the LOC129913357 gene encoding uncharacterized protein LOC129913357, translated as MDQDLLKDESKLGKKLSLNFADKDEKENAKFNDARLVDILRNYPLLYNKSLESYGDPDYTQWMWGEIANEMNEPHRKTTLNLPFNWTTCRDQWEVVKKSLRYLSNPAAKSFRYPKQFRECLDFFQNYIRDRSEPTHTDTSQDLFLNFSTLLEQLPFEKQLLLEKEVLDLILSNELEFCAPMIDPDAVEAHAREEFGKVIGLLMPEVDVKTVHNELATEPDTELNLFDEIIQKPEENTFNEKPVIFSTQPSAAVIDAKPGIELNRVVTQYDFKNFIRVPSETAVAMEVPELQNNVHYSIQEVSGVEDIIEEDGGMEDDNIQPDTDNTQEQLVMQECVFQEDDFMQEEDLIEEVISEGGGKDMPALNISESFEVPVSRLDFDGVLNEMLE; from the coding sequence ATGGACCAAGATCTCCTAAAAGATGAATCCAAACTTGGCAAAAAACTGTCACTCAACTTTGCCGACAAagacgaaaaagaaaatgccaAATTCAACGACGCTCGTCTTGTTGACATCCTCCGAAACTATCCGCTCCTTTACAACAAATCTCTGGAAAGCTATGGCGACCCAGACTACACTCAATGGATGTGGGGAGAGATTGCCAATGAAATGAATGAACCACATCGCAAGACAACTCTCAATTTGCCATTCAATTGGACAACTTGCCGAGACCAATGGGAAGTTGTTAAGAAATCGTTGAGGTATTTAAGTAATCCCGCTGCAAAATCATTTCGTTATCCCAAACAATTTAGAGAGTGTTTGGACTTTTTCCAAAACTATATTCGAGATCGAAGTGAACCCACACACACAGACACTTCTCAAGATCTTTTTCTAAACTTTTCCACTCTTTTGGAACAACTTCCTTTCGAGAAGCAATtgcttttggaaaaagaagttctCGATTTGATTCTTTCAAATGAACTTGAGTTCTGTGCACCCATGATTGATCCCGATGCTGTGGAGGCACACGCTCGGGAAGAATTTGGCAAAGTTATTGGCTTACTTATGCCGGAAGTTGATGTGAAGACAGTTCATAACGAACTCGCAACCGAACCTGATACAGAATTGAATCTTTTCGACGAGATCATACAAAAGCCAGAAGAGAACACGTTTAATGAAAAGCCAGTTATTTTCTCGACACAACCGTCGGCGGCGGTGATAGATGCTAAGCCAGGAATCGAATTAAATCGAGTTGTAACGCAATATGACTTTAAGAATTTTATTCGGGTTCCATCGGAAACCGCCGTGGCCATGGAAGTACCTGAATTGCAAAACAACGTTCATTATTCAATCCAAGAGGTATCTGGGGTGGAAGATATCATCGAAGAGGATGGCGGAATGGAAGACGACAATATCCAACCCGATACTGATAACACTCAAGAGCAACTTGTGATGCAGGAATGTGTCTTTCAGGAGGATGACTTTATGCAGGAGGAAGATCTAATAGAAGAAGTAATCTCGGAAGGCGGTGGAAAGGATATGCCGGCATTGAATATTAGCGAAAGCTTTGAGGTGCCGGTGAGTCGATTGGATTTTGATGGTGTTTTGAATGAAATGTTAGAATAA